The Bufo gargarizans isolate SCDJY-AF-19 unplaced genomic scaffold, ASM1485885v1 fragScaff_scaffold_187_pilon, whole genome shotgun sequence genome window below encodes:
- the PMF1 gene encoding polyamine-modulated factor 1 isoform X1: MEAEETASSCGVPGPSQPAVKTEAAATSADTSGRLLLFNTMVEKFLEGLIEGGSYQRFARCYRRFYNVQPEITRSIYDQFVSQLHASINAEIQEIKDEGSLEALLESLDKLEREAKTKTDPQWRPSGIPEEDVRSHLVPYLLQQREYMRRLLKEKQQENARLAQSVLSGREKIEEMRREIERRKQAWQSLSQSQRELILSIQGSREGI; the protein is encoded by the exons ATGGAGGCTGAGGAGACAGCCTCGTCGTGTGGCGTCCCCGGTCCTTCGCAGCCGGCGGTGAAGACCGAAGCCGCGGCTACAAGTGCTGACACGTCCGGCCGTCTCCTCCTCTTTAACACCATGGTGGAGAAGTTTCTGGAGGGGCTGATAGAGGGAGGGAG TTATCAGAGGTTCGCTCGCTGTTACCGGAGGTTCTACAACGTACAGCCGGAGATCACCCGCAGCATCTACGACCAGTTTGTATCGCAGCTGCACGCATCAATAAAC GCCGAGATCCAGGAGATCAAGGATGAGGGGAGCCTGGAGGCGCTGCTGGAGTCTCTGGACAAACTGGAGCGAGAGGCCAAAACTAAAACCGACCCACAATG GCGTCCTAGTGGGATTCCAGAGGAAGACGTCCGCAGCCACCTCGTGCCGTACCTCCTCCAGCAGCGGGAATACATGCGACGGCTCTTAAAGGAGAAGCAGCAGGAGAACGCCAGGCTGGCGCAGTCCGTCCTGTCCGGGAGGGAGAAGATAGAGGAGATGCGGAGAGAGATTGAGAGGAGGAAGCAGGCCTGGCAG agTCTGAGTCAGTCGCAGAGGGAGCTCATTCTTTCCATTCAGGGGTCGAGGGAGGGGATCTGA
- the PMF1 gene encoding polyamine-modulated factor 1 isoform X2 — protein sequence MEAEETASSCGVPGPSQPAVKTEAAATSADTSGRLLLFNTMVEKFLEGLIEGGSYQRFARCYRRFYNVQPEITRSIYDQFVSQLHASINAEIQEIKDEGSLEALLESLDKLEREAKTKTDPQWRPSGIPEEDVRSHLVPYLLQQREYMRRLLKEKQQENARLAQSVLSGREKIEEMRREIERRKQAWQYFFSF from the exons ATGGAGGCTGAGGAGACAGCCTCGTCGTGTGGCGTCCCCGGTCCTTCGCAGCCGGCGGTGAAGACCGAAGCCGCGGCTACAAGTGCTGACACGTCCGGCCGTCTCCTCCTCTTTAACACCATGGTGGAGAAGTTTCTGGAGGGGCTGATAGAGGGAGGGAG TTATCAGAGGTTCGCTCGCTGTTACCGGAGGTTCTACAACGTACAGCCGGAGATCACCCGCAGCATCTACGACCAGTTTGTATCGCAGCTGCACGCATCAATAAAC GCCGAGATCCAGGAGATCAAGGATGAGGGGAGCCTGGAGGCGCTGCTGGAGTCTCTGGACAAACTGGAGCGAGAGGCCAAAACTAAAACCGACCCACAATG GCGTCCTAGTGGGATTCCAGAGGAAGACGTCCGCAGCCACCTCGTGCCGTACCTCCTCCAGCAGCGGGAATACATGCGACGGCTCTTAAAGGAGAAGCAGCAGGAGAACGCCAGGCTGGCGCAGTCCGTCCTGTCCGGGAGGGAGAAGATAGAGGAGATGCGGAGAGAGATTGAGAGGAGGAAGCAGGCCTGGCAG tattttttttctttctag